The region CACCCTTTGTAGTTCTTGGTTGTCCTGTAGCGTCATTATTTTTTGCTGCAGATCCTTTAGCTGTGACAGATAAGCTTCCGAGAAAACAGGGGGGTCAACAGCATCTACTTCTGCCAATATATTATTTGTAGAATCAGGAGCAACTTGTTCCATTTCGCCCTCTTCATCCTTAGCATTCTCTTCTTCACCGTCCTCACCTTTAGCTTTTGACAATTGCATTGATTCCGTGTCCATGACCACAGGAGATTGACTGGAAGAAACAGGCTCAAGTGGCAATGAGGGAGAGcgtgctttttccttttctttctttggcTCCTTCTCAGCTGGCTCGTCATCCCCTTTGCTGTTACTTCTTTTCTTCCGTTTTCtactttctctttcttcaccCCTACTTCCTCttgacttttcttttttcgttttttcagtCTTCTCTTTCTTTGCTGCCGGTGGAGGTGGAGACGCAAGTCTAGGTTGCTCAGTTGGTGGCGGGGGCGTTGGCGGAGAATCTTTCTTCATAACAACTTGTTTTGTGTCAGAATGAGCATCGTCATCAGGTGAAGGTGTCGAGTCGCTGCTATCCCTTTCCGTCATTTCAGCTATGAGGGTAGACAAGGGATTAAGGGGTGGTGGAATACTGATGTTATTGTGTTTTTCCCCTCCGCCACTTTTAGATCTGTCCTTCttatcttttttctctctttccttgCTTCCATCTCCTCTGTCCTTTTTGTCTCGTTTCTTATGCTTatgtttctgtttttctttatcaGCTTTTCCAtccttacttttttctgcCTTCTCCACTTTTTCTGGCTTCTCGACTTTTATCGCCCTATCTTCCTTTGGCTTTTCAACTTCTTTACAAGGCTTTGGAGACTTCCTAACATCTTTCGATATCTTGGTCTCTTGGCTTTTCTCCTTTTCCACTTTCTCCTGCTTTTCCACCTGCTTTTCAACCTTGTCTATTCTCTCTGTTTTCTCCTGTTTCATTTCGGATTTCTCTATTTTATCAGTATACTTTGTATTCTCTTTGGACTTGTCTCTATCTCTCTCCTTGTGCttgtcctttttttctttatccctGTCTTCTTTATGCTTCTTCtgttccttctttttttcacttttaccaTTTCCATCCAAAGAAACCTTAGATGACTTATCCTTTTCcttatctttctctttgtcCTTTTCCCTCTCATgcgaaagtttttttccttctctatCCTTTGATTTTGGAGAAAGAGGTCGCTTTGGTGGTGGAGGTAATGGAGGACTTGGAGGTTTCTTGGGTGGAAGTGGAGAAGAAACTCTTTTATTACCAGGACTAGAGTGACTACTTTTTATTGCAGGACTCTGTGGTCTCTTAGACTTTTCCTTACTCCGTTCTCTTTCTCTAGAATGGTCTTTATCTTTTTTATCGCCTTTCTTCTCTTCTGTACTcttgtctttttttccttctttataAGGACTATGTTTTACTTTTGAagttttttctgctttttcaattttctctgtATAAACCGTTGGTTTGTTGTTTATTCCTTTATCCattagcaaattttttttattgtctgGAGAAACTTTTGCCGTTTTGATTGGCTCTCCGAATAAATCCTGGAAGGAATTCGAGATTTTCGGCTCTGGGGGACGATGTTTTTTCCCATCGGATCCACTCAGCTTTGGCTTTCCAATCATTGGAACAGTCGCTTGAGGTTCTCCTTTATCCAATGTACCTTCCAAGCCTGATACAATGGTCTGTAAAAAAGTTAATATTCTGGTTATATTCAACGCTGTTTTTGGtaaatgataattaatatcaCACAATGCCAGCTGTACAGCTTAAATGAATAATGCAATGTGGGGGACAATTTCTACATTGGTAATGGCAATACTTACAGCTCCTCCTTTCAGTAGCTTTCTCCGAAAATCATTGGATGGGTTGGAGATGAGCTCATCGTGACGAATGACCTTATTGATAGCTGGACCACTCGGTTGTAAGTTGAGGTCATATgatatttcgattttctttggTTCATCCTTGTTTTTGAAATAGACCTGAATCGGAATAACAAAACCAGCGTATCCTGATTCGCGCACTGCGTATGGTGGCTCTTTGATGATTCGTTTTGGCTTAGGAAAGGTGCTGTGGAGAATAAACACTACTTTCTCGATGTAGTGATGAACGTCAGCGTTGTCGACTCCTCTTAAGAATACTTCCCAATCGTGGGTATAACCCTCGGGGGTAGTTCTTGAACGTAATACCGACGTGTGGCCGCATTCCAGGGTCACTCGCACTGCCATTCTCCGCTATGGGAGTATTTTACCAGCAATAATAAGAAGTAAACCCTCTAGGTGACCCCACGTCGTGATCATTCGTCCCATTACATTACCCCACGTTCACAACACCCGAAACCTTTAAAGTTTTAAGTTTAACCACAAGCGGCATTTAAGTTGATGAGATTTGTTCAATAACAAATGTGCATCTTCAAGAGTagaagtgatttttttaattaaaattacgaAGGTGTATTAAGGGCTACATCGCTTTACACTTCTAATTTTCTATTAAAAGTTCAGTTTTTAGAATCAATGGTTAAccgaataatattattgttttcatttgcAAAACCCCAcacgatgaaaattatttaaacacaTAACATTTCACGCCAAAGTGATGGCGGTTGTCAACAGGTAAACTGTACGCCAGTGAAAATAGTCGCCATCATGGTTGTGAAAacttaataaataatacaaaagaAACCCACTCTAAGTGCCACCTGTCGGAAATTCGTATTGTTGAACCAGTTGAACACAGCGATTGAACCGTGAGTTGAACTGCTTGCCACTACTTGGTATGTGCGTGTAACTAATGTCAGTATGAAACCTGCCACAGTTAGTTATGGAATGTAACGAAATGTAAGACGGCGGCGGCGTCACTAGTGTACTGCGAATTGGCCGCGACTTTATCGCTAAAAGGCGTGCCGTGGTTGAAAGCAGTACTACCAGCCTCAGGCCACAGGGCCTGGACACTGCCATTGGCCGACCGGTTCCCTGTTTAGTGCTGGTTTTAACCACGACAGGCCCTTAGGCGCTACAGTTGCGGCCAATTTGCAGTACCATGGACACGGTCTTACATGCAGGTCTGGCAACTCGGTCAAAATTTCAGTGGTGGGGGTTTTCTCTTATTGGAGCACCGATCGtttcgcctttttttttttagagtttTAGGTTTGAACCTATTTCCGTCTCTCTCACACAGCCTGCATCCCTCTATCGCAGCGACACTCGGGGTCACTAGGCGAAACGATCGGTGCTGCAATAAGAGTACATACCCCCACCACCGGAGTTGCCAGACCTGTACGTAACTGTACATAACTCTACGTAAGACCGTGACCATGGAGACTAGAGACTAGTAGAGACAGGAGCACGAACTGCTATGCTAAATAGAGAGTGAAAtacgttattaaaaattggGCGGTGGATGGCGCTGGAGGGCTCAAAAGGCTTCACTTCAGTGCTCGTCCGTTGACTGAACAATATGAAGACGGTACCCCTGGATGAATTTTGGTGATCAATTTTCGGCGGCCTAGTGGGCCCAGATGGGCCTGGAAGCGTAGGTGCGTTCTGCTCTATCGACTCTACATAACGGGCTCGCACCGACGTTCGTGGCAGCCAAAGTAG is a window of Neodiprion fabricii isolate iyNeoFabr1 chromosome 6, iyNeoFabr1.1, whole genome shotgun sequence DNA encoding:
- the LOC124184917 gene encoding protein AF-9, coding for MAVRVTLECGHTSVLRSRTTPEGYTHDWEVFLRGVDNADVHHYIEKVVFILHSTFPKPKRIIKEPPYAVRESGYAGFVIPIQVYFKNKDEPKKIEISYDLNLQPSGPAINKVIRHDELISNPSNDFRRKLLKGGATIVSGLEGTLDKGEPQATVPMIGKPKLSGSDGKKHRPPEPKISNSFQDLFGEPIKTAKVSPDNKKNLLMDKGINNKPTVYTEKIEKAEKTSKVKHSPYKEGKKDKSTEEKKGDKKDKDHSRERERSKEKSKRPQSPAIKSSHSSPGNKRVSSPLPPKKPPSPPLPPPPKRPLSPKSKDREGKKLSHEREKDKEKDKEKDKSSKVSLDGNGKSEKKKEQKKHKEDRDKEKKDKHKERDRDKSKENTKYTDKIEKSEMKQEKTERIDKVEKQVEKQEKVEKEKSQETKISKDVRKSPKPCKEVEKPKEDRAIKVEKPEKVEKAEKSKDGKADKEKQKHKHKKRDKKDRGDGSKEREKKDKKDRSKSGGGEKHNNISIPPPLNPLSTLIAEMTERDSSDSTPSPDDDAHSDTKQVVMKKDSPPTPPPPTEQPRLASPPPPAAKKEKTEKTKKEKSRGSRGEERESRKRKKRSNSKGDDEPAEKEPKKEKEKARSPSLPLEPVSSSQSPVVMDTESMQLSKAKGEDGEEENAKDEEGEMEQVAPDSTNNILAEVDAVDPPVFSEAYLSQLKDLQQKIMTLQDNQELQRVVQVIAETGQYEITKKTFDFDLCALDRRTVQRLQKFFSTS